In Xanthocytophaga agilis, the following are encoded in one genomic region:
- a CDS encoding Imm51 family immunity protein → MESEHELFPCVLHYYEDTYSIELSSTDTHFFFDLLEEYELYGNGPCWEGLIEQILERDMPDILPLVDFDSEADACLLILPSEEIQHKIANHLHVIFTNETRFREYLQSIDKDRIDA, encoded by the coding sequence ATGGAATCAGAGCATGAGTTATTTCCATGTGTTTTACATTATTACGAAGATACTTATTCTATTGAACTATCATCAACAGATACACATTTCTTCTTTGATCTGTTGGAAGAGTATGAATTATATGGAAATGGACCTTGCTGGGAAGGGTTGATCGAACAAATTCTGGAGCGGGATATGCCTGATATACTACCCCTGGTCGACTTTGATTCTGAGGCAGATGCTTGCTTACTTATCCTCCCATCAGAGGAAATTCAACATAAAATAGCCAATCACTTGCATGTCATTTTTACAAATGAGACACGCTTTCGGGAGTATCTGCAGTCCATAGACAAAGATCGTATAGACGCCTGA
- a CDS encoding CoA pyrophosphatase: MIQYTYSQLADHLHERLTDVLPGEAAQQKMASSLRNAGQLNFKTDGKTRQGAVCILFYQKQGIWHLPLIVRPEYDGTHSGQVAFPGGKVEETDPTYVATALREMHEEIGVPTDSVQILGALTPLLVIASNFMVHPFVGITSQAPVFIPDPREVAKIIEVPLPDLLDDTRRSAKEIQVRGFSLWAPYFDLEGQTVWGATAMMLSELIEVLKKDT, translated from the coding sequence GTGATACAATATACATACTCTCAACTAGCTGATCATCTGCATGAACGCCTGACAGATGTATTACCAGGCGAAGCTGCACAGCAAAAGATGGCAAGCTCTCTGCGAAATGCGGGTCAGCTCAACTTTAAAACTGACGGGAAAACACGTCAGGGGGCAGTGTGTATATTGTTTTATCAGAAGCAGGGTATATGGCATCTGCCACTGATTGTAAGGCCGGAATATGATGGTACACACAGTGGACAGGTAGCTTTTCCAGGAGGAAAAGTAGAAGAAACCGATCCTACCTATGTAGCAACAGCCTTGCGGGAAATGCACGAAGAGATAGGTGTGCCTACTGACTCGGTGCAGATACTTGGTGCATTAACTCCCTTGCTGGTAATAGCCAGCAACTTTATGGTACATCCGTTTGTTGGCATTACTTCCCAAGCCCCTGTGTTTATACCTGATCCACGAGAAGTAGCTAAAATTATTGAAGTACCTCTCCCTGATCTGTTGGATGACACCCGCCGCTCTGCCAAAGAAATACAGGTACGGGGATTTTCTCTCTGGGCTCCGTATTTCGATCTGGAAGGGCAAACCGTGTGGGGTGCCACAGCCATGATGCTCAGCGAACTGATTGAAGTTTTAAAGAAAGATACATGA
- a CDS encoding imelysin family protein, which translates to MTKFTTRCLIVVCTLLAFSCKKDDEPSTESLEKEVVSNYAAIVYASYEDSYNTAVTLQQKINAFVAAPSAAGLEECKAAWKAARIPYGQTEAYRFYGGPIDDANGPEGLINSWPLDEVYIDYVKDMPDAGIINNIKIEITKAKLDSLNQAGGDTDEQSEVNVATGYHAIEFLLWGQDFNANGPGDRPYTDYVTGGTAKNQARRGQYLKVIAELLVEDLAYVKDLWAEDGAYRKTFTSQMTVKTALSDVFTGLSELSNDELAGERMLVAISEEDPTKRQEHEHSCFSDNTHIDIQMNFKGVKNVYYGTYTRVDGTVVQGRSIAEVLAKQDKERASALDATFTATETKILAIPAPFDQAIINNVDKIQAAAASLKTLSEELLDGAFALGIN; encoded by the coding sequence ATGACCAAGTTTACCACCCGATGTTTGATCGTGGTTTGTACTCTTTTAGCGTTTTCCTGCAAAAAGGATGATGAACCATCTACAGAATCTCTTGAAAAAGAAGTTGTTTCAAATTATGCTGCTATTGTGTACGCTTCCTATGAAGATAGCTACAACACAGCCGTAACTCTCCAGCAAAAGATCAATGCCTTTGTAGCTGCTCCTTCTGCGGCAGGTTTGGAAGAATGCAAAGCTGCATGGAAAGCTGCTCGTATTCCATATGGGCAAACAGAAGCTTACCGTTTTTACGGTGGTCCTATCGATGATGCAAACGGACCTGAAGGATTGATTAACTCTTGGCCTCTTGATGAAGTATATATTGACTATGTAAAAGATATGCCAGATGCTGGTATTATCAATAACATCAAAATTGAGATTACGAAGGCAAAGCTTGACTCACTGAATCAGGCTGGAGGAGATACAGATGAGCAAAGCGAAGTAAATGTTGCGACTGGTTACCATGCTATTGAATTTTTGCTATGGGGACAAGATTTTAATGCCAATGGCCCAGGTGACAGACCCTATACAGATTATGTAACAGGTGGTACTGCTAAAAATCAGGCGCGTCGTGGACAATACCTGAAAGTAATTGCTGAACTGCTGGTTGAAGATCTGGCGTATGTAAAAGACCTGTGGGCTGAAGATGGTGCCTATCGCAAAACATTTACGTCTCAGATGACTGTAAAGACGGCGCTGTCTGACGTTTTTACAGGTCTTAGTGAACTAAGTAATGATGAACTTGCTGGAGAGCGTATGCTGGTTGCTATTTCTGAAGAAGATCCAACCAAACGTCAGGAGCATGAGCATTCGTGTTTCAGTGATAATACGCATATTGATATTCAGATGAATTTCAAAGGAGTGAAAAATGTGTACTATGGTACCTATACACGGGTAGATGGTACAGTAGTGCAAGGCCGCAGTATTGCAGAAGTTCTTGCCAAACAAGATAAAGAACGTGCGTCAGCATTAGATGCTACTTTCACAGCTACAGAAACCAAAATACTTGCTATTCCAGCGCCTTTTGATCAGGCCATCATCAATAATGTAGATAAAATTCAAGCAGCAGCAGCCAGCTTAAAAACATTAAGCGAAGAACTACTGGATGGAGCATTTGCCTTAGGTATAAATTAA
- a CDS encoding Gfo/Idh/MocA family oxidoreductase — protein sequence MEKIKVAVAGTGFIGPAHIEALRRLPNVEVVGLAEANAELAKTKADQLGIPRSYGDFQEVVNDPDINCVHICTPNFLHYPMSKAALLAGKNVVCEKPLATSTKEAEELVQIAREKGVVNALHFNVRYYPLVRQMKTMREKGDLGDIFSITGSYLQDWLFLNTDYNWRLEPDKSGESRAIADIGSHLMDLIEYVTGLHVTEVLADFSTVHKTRMKPLKPVETYSGKMLTPEDYQEVAINTEDHANVLLRFDNGNKGVITVSQVAAGRKNRLNVEISGSKQNLEWCSEKPNELWIGKRETANQSLMRDPSLVYKEAAQIISYPGGHNEGFADCSKQLFKEVYAAVAQGKQPENPLFPTFADGLRELVLCDKMIESHKKQAWVKI from the coding sequence ATGGAAAAAATTAAAGTTGCTGTTGCTGGTACAGGTTTTATTGGTCCTGCCCACATTGAGGCACTTCGCCGCTTACCGAATGTTGAAGTTGTAGGCTTAGCAGAAGCCAATGCCGAACTTGCCAAAACCAAAGCAGATCAGTTGGGTATTCCTCGTTCGTATGGAGATTTTCAGGAAGTGGTAAATGATCCTGACATCAATTGTGTACACATCTGTACGCCCAACTTCCTTCACTATCCGATGTCTAAAGCTGCTTTGCTGGCTGGCAAAAACGTAGTGTGCGAAAAACCTCTGGCAACCAGTACCAAAGAAGCAGAAGAGTTAGTGCAGATAGCTCGTGAAAAGGGTGTGGTAAATGCGCTTCACTTTAATGTACGCTATTATCCGCTGGTGCGTCAGATGAAGACCATGCGTGAAAAAGGAGATCTGGGTGATATTTTCTCTATCACAGGTTCGTATCTTCAGGACTGGCTGTTTCTGAATACAGACTACAACTGGCGTTTGGAACCAGATAAGTCTGGAGAATCCCGTGCTATTGCAGATATCGGCTCTCACCTGATGGACCTGATTGAATATGTAACCGGACTGCATGTAACCGAAGTACTGGCTGACTTCTCTACGGTTCACAAAACTCGTATGAAGCCGCTGAAACCTGTAGAAACGTATTCGGGTAAAATGCTGACCCCGGAAGACTATCAGGAAGTAGCCATCAACACGGAAGACCATGCAAACGTATTGTTACGTTTTGACAATGGCAACAAAGGAGTAATTACAGTAAGCCAGGTAGCCGCAGGACGCAAAAACCGCCTGAATGTAGAGATCTCCGGCTCCAAACAAAATCTGGAGTGGTGTTCTGAAAAGCCAAACGAACTGTGGATCGGTAAACGCGAAACAGCCAACCAGTCTCTGATGCGTGACCCTTCTCTGGTATACAAAGAAGCCGCTCAGATTATCTCCTATCCAGGTGGACACAACGAAGGCTTTGCAGATTGTTCGAAACAACTGTTCAAAGAAGTATACGCGGCTGTAGCACAAGGTAAACAGCCTGAAAATCCATTATTCCCTACATTTGCCGATGGATTACGCGAACTGGTTCTTTGTGATAAAATGATTGAAAGTCACAAAAAACAGGCTTGGGTTAAAATTTAA
- the tgt gene encoding tRNA guanosine(34) transglycosylase Tgt, which yields MKFDIQATDSQSNARAGEITTDHGIIQTPIFMPVGTVGSVKAVHQRELENDIKAQIILGNTYHLYLRPGLNVLQKAGGLHKFNGWNHPILTDSGGYQVYSLANTRKIKEEGVTFRSHIDGSKHIFSPEYVMDIQRIIGADIIMAFDECTPYPCEYGYARKSLDMTHRWLRRCCDRFDSIEGLYGYQQTLFPIVQGSVYKDLRKQSAEVIASFEREGNAIGGLSVGEPAEMMYEMTELVCNILPKDKPRYLMGVGTPANILESIALGVDMFDCVMPTRNARHGLLFTTQGVINIKNEKWKDDFSPIDETLGGYVSTFHSKAYLRHLLISQEYLAAQIASVHNLTFYLWLVGQAREKIKEGTFTEWKNQMVKQVSQRL from the coding sequence ATGAAGTTTGATATACAAGCAACCGATTCCCAGAGCAATGCCCGTGCAGGAGAGATTACCACTGATCATGGCATTATTCAAACCCCTATCTTTATGCCTGTAGGAACTGTGGGTTCTGTGAAGGCAGTACACCAGCGGGAACTGGAAAACGACATTAAGGCTCAGATTATTCTGGGCAACACCTACCATTTGTATTTACGTCCCGGATTAAACGTACTTCAGAAAGCAGGAGGTTTGCATAAGTTTAATGGCTGGAATCATCCTATTCTGACAGACAGCGGAGGATATCAGGTTTATTCCCTGGCCAATACCCGTAAAATCAAGGAAGAGGGCGTTACCTTCCGTAGTCACATAGATGGCTCCAAACATATCTTTAGTCCGGAATATGTAATGGATATTCAGCGTATTATTGGGGCTGATATCATTATGGCGTTTGACGAATGTACTCCCTACCCTTGCGAATATGGTTATGCCCGCAAGAGTCTGGATATGACTCATCGCTGGCTACGTCGCTGTTGTGACCGTTTTGATAGTATAGAAGGGTTATATGGCTATCAACAGACATTATTTCCGATTGTGCAGGGTAGTGTATACAAAGACCTTCGAAAGCAGTCTGCCGAGGTAATTGCCTCCTTTGAACGGGAAGGGAATGCCATTGGAGGATTGTCTGTAGGAGAGCCTGCCGAGATGATGTACGAAATGACCGAACTGGTATGTAACATTCTACCTAAGGACAAACCACGTTACCTGATGGGAGTAGGTACACCTGCCAACATCCTGGAAAGCATTGCATTAGGAGTAGACATGTTTGACTGTGTAATGCCGACCCGAAACGCCCGACACGGTTTGTTATTTACCACACAAGGAGTCATCAATATCAAGAATGAAAAGTGGAAAGATGATTTCTCTCCCATTGATGAAACACTCGGAGGATATGTAAGTACATTTCACAGCAAGGCCTATCTACGACATTTATTGATCAGTCAGGAATACCTGGCAGCCCAGATTGCCAGTGTACACAACCTCACGTTTTATCTGTGGCTGGTAGGTCAGGCACGTGAGAAGATTAAAGAAGGAACCTTCACTGAATGGAAAAACCAGATGGTAAAGCAGGTTTCTCAGAGGTTATAA
- a CDS encoding metallophosphoesterase family protein, with amino-acid sequence MKRRTFLQTSFLGLSISWSKPFRFSLEKDNQPVFRFAVASDGHYGQPDTNYETDFSNLNKWLKGEKTKKGLDLIFINGDLFHDDPVFIPKVKSSFNQLPVPYYVTRGNHDRVSEDIWKQTWGYVPNHDFVVGDYAFVLADTSNEKGEYLCADAAWLEKTLQKHAAKKWIFVFMHIPPNKKWTDSGVDCAPVQEILEKTPNLAAVFHGHDHEIDDHKVNGGKHFFFDGHFGGNWGTMYKGYRIVEIYKDGSWSSYQCNPTLSPIINTFRVKAN; translated from the coding sequence ATGAAACGTCGCACCTTCCTTCAGACTTCCTTCCTTGGTCTTTCCATTTCATGGTCTAAGCCTTTTAGATTTTCATTGGAAAAAGATAATCAGCCTGTATTTCGGTTTGCAGTAGCTTCGGATGGGCATTATGGTCAACCAGATACGAATTATGAAACAGATTTTTCGAATCTGAACAAGTGGTTAAAAGGAGAAAAAACGAAAAAGGGGCTGGATCTTATTTTTATCAATGGAGATCTGTTTCATGATGATCCTGTATTTATTCCAAAAGTAAAATCATCCTTTAATCAGTTGCCTGTACCCTATTATGTCACCCGGGGCAATCATGACAGAGTAAGTGAAGACATCTGGAAACAAACCTGGGGGTACGTTCCCAATCATGACTTTGTAGTAGGCGATTATGCATTTGTACTAGCTGATACCTCAAACGAAAAAGGAGAATATCTCTGTGCAGATGCAGCTTGGCTGGAAAAAACGTTACAGAAACATGCAGCTAAAAAATGGATCTTTGTATTCATGCACATTCCTCCCAATAAAAAGTGGACAGACAGCGGTGTTGACTGCGCTCCTGTACAGGAAATTCTGGAAAAAACGCCAAACCTGGCAGCTGTTTTTCATGGACATGACCATGAAATTGATGATCACAAGGTAAATGGAGGCAAACACTTTTTCTTTGACGGACATTTTGGGGGAAACTGGGGCACTATGTATAAAGGGTACCGCATTGTAGAAATCTATAAAGATGGCAGTTGGTCTTCCTACCAGTGCAATCCGACCTTATCCCCTATTATCAATACGTTTCGGGTTAAGGCTAATTAA
- a CDS encoding CoA-binding protein encodes MKKRTLVVGASDNPTRYAYKAATMLNEYGHPIELLGLKTGQVAGAAIQRGEPDLDSIDTVTLYVGTRNQPPLYDYLLRLKPKRIIFNPGTENPEFAQKARQQGIETVQGCTLVMLATGQF; translated from the coding sequence ATGAAAAAACGTACCTTGGTGGTAGGTGCTTCAGACAATCCTACCCGATATGCTTACAAAGCCGCAACCATGTTGAATGAATATGGCCATCCAATTGAGTTGCTGGGATTAAAGACAGGACAGGTAGCAGGTGCTGCTATCCAACGTGGAGAGCCGGATCTGGACTCCATCGATACGGTTACCTTATATGTGGGCACACGCAACCAGCCACCTTTGTATGATTATCTGCTGCGACTAAAACCTAAGCGGATTATTTTCAATCCAGGAACAGAGAATCCGGAATTTGCCCAGAAAGCCCGACAGCAGGGCATTGAGACGGTGCAGGGTTGTACACTGGTAATGCTTGCTACAGGACAGTTTTAG
- a CDS encoding sugar phosphate isomerase/epimerase family protein — translation MLKLGFVSAILADNSFNEVIDFAAANRFACVEVMCWPRDNSDTRRYAGVSHIDVNALDATAISQIQQKCKESGVFISGLGYYPNPLDPDTAKAEFYREHIKQIIRGAAKLGIPVVNTFIGRDPQKSIADNLKTFAEVWPAIIKVAEENNIKIGIENCPMFFTNDEWPGGKNLATTPAIWDRMFEIIPSEALGLNYDPSHMIWQMMDETRPIYDYKHRLHHIHLKDAKLYRDKLNRVGIMANPLEYHSPKLPGLGDVNWRGFFAALTDVRYRGPVCIEVEDKAYEGSDEDVKEAILTSRNYLSQFLVL, via the coding sequence ATGTTAAAGTTAGGTTTTGTAAGCGCCATTCTTGCTGATAACTCATTCAATGAAGTTATAGACTTTGCAGCTGCCAATCGGTTTGCCTGTGTGGAAGTTATGTGCTGGCCGAGAGACAACTCTGACACCCGCCGGTATGCAGGTGTATCTCATATTGATGTCAATGCACTGGATGCGACTGCTATTTCACAGATCCAGCAGAAATGCAAAGAATCAGGTGTGTTTATCTCTGGACTAGGCTACTATCCCAATCCATTGGATCCAGACACAGCAAAAGCTGAGTTTTACAGAGAACACATCAAACAGATAATCCGGGGAGCAGCCAAGTTAGGCATTCCGGTAGTGAATACGTTTATCGGACGTGATCCTCAAAAGAGCATAGCAGATAATCTGAAAACGTTTGCTGAAGTATGGCCTGCTATTATCAAGGTTGCCGAGGAGAACAATATCAAAATTGGTATTGAAAACTGTCCGATGTTTTTCACCAATGACGAATGGCCTGGAGGGAAAAATCTGGCTACTACTCCTGCTATATGGGATCGCATGTTTGAAATCATTCCTAGTGAGGCATTGGGCCTTAACTACGATCCATCCCATATGATCTGGCAGATGATGGATGAAACCCGCCCTATTTATGATTACAAACATCGTCTGCATCACATTCACCTGAAAGACGCAAAGCTGTATCGTGACAAACTGAATCGGGTAGGTATTATGGCAAATCCACTGGAATACCACTCACCTAAACTACCCGGTCTGGGTGATGTAAACTGGCGTGGATTCTTTGCAGCACTGACCGATGTGCGCTACCGGGGACCCGTCTGTATCGAAGTGGAAGACAAAGCTTATGAAGGCTCTGACGAAGATGTGAAAGAAGCCATCCTGACAAGCCGCAACTATCTGAGTCAGTTTTTAGTGTTGTAG
- a CDS encoding polysaccharide deacetylase family protein, with product MKKQVIIGMLLLLVACKATNPSHTAGSDISSAQKPTISFTFDDGNTADMPGYTLEVWNALLLKSLQKHNLKAILFSSGANKTDQKGKYVLQSWNDAGHWIANHTFTHPNFNSNKTTLENFEWELMMNDSIIKTYSNYLPLFRFPYLKEGNTAEKVNGFRLFMKEKGYRNGYVTIDASDWYVDSRLRERLKQNTKANVEAFKTFYLEHLYDRAQYYESLSYQLTNRHINHTILLHHNLAAALFLDDLIQYFKDKGWNVMDAEKAYADAIYQKQPTNIPAGESLIWALAKESGKFESILRYPAEDSEYEKDKMDKLGL from the coding sequence ATGAAAAAACAAGTCATTATTGGAATGCTGCTTTTATTGGTTGCATGCAAGGCAACCAATCCTTCACACACTGCTGGTTCGGATATTTCTTCTGCTCAGAAACCTACCATTTCGTTTACCTTCGATGATGGCAATACGGCTGATATGCCTGGATACACTCTTGAGGTATGGAATGCACTATTACTTAAAAGCCTTCAGAAACACAATCTGAAAGCCATTCTCTTTTCGTCCGGAGCCAATAAGACAGACCAAAAAGGCAAGTATGTCCTCCAGAGCTGGAATGATGCAGGCCATTGGATTGCCAATCACACATTTACACATCCCAACTTTAACAGTAACAAGACAACACTGGAAAATTTTGAGTGGGAACTTATGATGAATGATTCCATCATAAAAACCTACTCAAACTATCTTCCCTTATTTCGTTTTCCCTACCTGAAAGAAGGCAATACAGCAGAGAAAGTAAATGGATTCCGATTGTTTATGAAGGAAAAGGGATACCGCAACGGCTATGTAACCATTGACGCTTCTGACTGGTATGTCGATAGTCGCCTACGGGAACGGTTGAAACAGAATACAAAAGCCAACGTAGAAGCCTTCAAAACATTTTATCTCGAACACCTCTATGATCGTGCTCAATACTATGAGTCTTTATCTTATCAGTTAACGAACCGTCATATTAATCATACGATTTTACTGCATCATAATCTAGCAGCTGCCTTGTTTCTGGATGATCTGATTCAGTACTTTAAAGATAAGGGTTGGAATGTCATGGATGCGGAAAAAGCTTATGCAGATGCCATTTATCAGAAACAACCTACCAACATCCCAGCAGGAGAAAGCCTGATATGGGCTCTGGCAAAGGAATCCGGAAAGTTCGAATCTATTCTCCGCTATCCGGCTGAAGACAGTGAGTATGAAAAAGATAAAATGGATAAGCTGGGTTTGTAA